One segment of Salvelinus alpinus chromosome 1, SLU_Salpinus.1, whole genome shotgun sequence DNA contains the following:
- the LOC139533534 gene encoding uncharacterized protein: protein MEDRRILPTGGAGDPKTKGIPLVVKTEPDTKTRRVREEAQPTIPIRVKKEDVSDVPLKVPRFQYVDFPSLHQCIQQLTVPPLDSWLEGYPLALGRPSGGCAPLTSKEKVPKFKYVDYPSLHHCIQQLSVPPLESWSSGLARPGSAATGGPGFTTSQPSFVRGNQTGQGDVSASAQKQDKYTAFPFPGPDPSSIQFVNSSNQASHKPQLPQMRLSSPPRARPAVSSQGEEARHKVVCSDQLSQKSSNPKSWVAGMKRVRGAGLLHQSNRKSAGDDNWHADLKKSPESHQEAKVELSDSPDLGQGFWRTIPESVCPFCQNMFSNPEELRIHQKSHREKKPH from the exons atggaggacaggagaatTCTCCCTACAGGGGGAGCAGGTGATCCAAAAACAAAGGGCATACCCTTAGTGGTCAAAACTGAGCCGGACACAAAAACCCGTAGGGTGAGAGAGGAGGCACAGCCTACCATACCCATCAGGGTTAAAAAAGAGGACGTCTCTGACGTGCCCCTCAAAGTGCCCAGATTCCAGTACGTGGACTTTCCTTCGCTGCACCAGTGCATCCAGCAGCTCACCGTGCCACCCCTGGACAGCTGGCTGGAGGGTTACCCTCTGGCCCTGGGAAGACCCTCTGGAGGATGTGCCCCTCTCACTTCCAAGGAGAAGGTTCCCAAGTTTAAGTATGTGGATTATCCCTCTCTGCACCACTGCATCCAGCAGTTGTCTGTGCCGCCTCTGGAGAGCTGGAGCTCGGGGTTGGCCAGGCCAGGGAGTGCGGCGACAGGGGGACCTGGATTCACCACCTCTCAGCCCAGCTTTGTGAGGGGGAATCAGACAGGACAGGGAGATGTTTCAGCATCGGCTCAAAAGCAGGACAAGTACACTGCTTTCCCCTTCCCTGGTCCTGACCCCAGTTCCATCCAGTTTGTGAACTCCTCAAACCAGGCATCCCATAAGCCTCAACTGCCTCAGATGCGCTTGAGCAGTCCGCCCCGAGCCAGGCCCGCAGTAAGCTCACAGGGGGAAGAGGCTCGCCATAAAGTGGTGTGTTCAGATCAGCTGTCTCAAAAGTCCTCTAATCCCAAATCTTGGGTTGCTGGAATGAAGCGTGTCAGAGGAGCAGGGCTACTCCATCAGAGTAATAGGAAGTCAGCTGGTGATGATAATTGGCACGCAGACCTAAAGAAATCTCCAGAAAGTCATCAAGAGGCCAAAGTGGAGCTCAGTGACTCTCCTGACCTAGGGCAAGGTTTTTGGAGAACCATCCCAGAGTCTGTCTGCCCCTTTTGCCAAAATATGTTTTCAAATCCAGAGGAATTGCGGATCCACCAGAAGAGTCACAGAGAAAAG AAGCCACATTGA